The proteins below are encoded in one region of Naumovozyma castellii chromosome 6, complete genome:
- the MNT3 gene encoding alpha-1,3-mannosyltransferase MNT3 (ancestral locus Anc_7.123) yields MVLSLIFKVRRSVGKKAKFAGSVALLLLLYLIYATSANISKAPSHTNKKETNMLYRMANSVSPFAFLDGNRETVLGGETLMKSLLSNRKFTNKERETLKDWPNAKKLDQCRYLVYSIYQQDANWSNEGMCTYHSNDELDDSLLALMGERLRIYDYCFITGKLNVKDVFNDYLTENNSITASDFQKRMFPFLRSDSEESNELFWPIVTNLKTGEVQPRPKVSVSPKEFNSQFWKYWKQSSHGKGIVLTMGERDVDMFKKQLRVLDHLGNKLPIQLVTAGSEYSPEFLKDLTDFLKTTNQEVYLVEASPILDPEFVSKYIVFFFHKWIAILLNTFEELVLIDADVVPFVPLKSFFKSEGYKTTGLLLFKDRNMKGEHTFTYCMESLKYMEPSRQETEYIQTNLLIDSTKELPSPTSSEEAAVYNHFFKDLRLHHVDSGLVTVNKNEKMNGLLMSFMLHLNGKIQRCVYGDKEFFWLGQLFAGQDYSIHPMDAGVAGGIDRSNPNSSPKEYFICSAQISHIDENQKLLWQNGGSNFCEVSNSATSDFEKDPSYFRGRYQSMESLKTLYDSPVKFDGVIIPDASANPWLQLKECSNYMYCAFNVEDHQNSKLDSGFMKRFDKGTMDELNKISEIWNQGLTAKI; encoded by the coding sequence ATGGTTCTGTCGCTCATCTTTAAAGTACGAAGGTCTGTCGGCAAGAAGGCAAAATTCGCGGGGTCAGTGgcccttcttcttttacTTTATCTAATTTATGCTACCAGCGCGAACATCTCTAAGGCACCCAGCCACACCAACAAGAAAGAGACGAACATGTTGTATAGGATGGCAAACAGTGTGTCTCCCTTTGCTTTTCTCGACGGGAACAGAGAAACTGTCCTCGGTGGAGAAactttaatgaaatctttGCTGTCTAATCGAAAATTCACAAATAAGGAAAGAGAAACTTTGAAGGATTGGCCAAATGCCAAGAAATTGGACCAATGTAGGTATTTGGTCTACTCCATTTATCAACAGGATGCAAACTGGTCTAATGAGGGCATGTGCACATACCATTCCAATGACGAATTGGACGATTCTTTACTTGCTCTGATGGGGGAGAGATTGAGAATTTACGATTATTGTTTCATTACGGGGAAGTTGAACGTCAAGGATGTGTTTAATGATTATTTAACTGAGAATAATTCAATCACTGCGTCAGATTTCCAAAAGAGAATGTTCCCCTTTTTACGTTCTGATTCTGAAGAGTCCAATGAACTATTTTGGCCAATAGTGACAAACTTGAAGACAGGCGAAGTACAACCACGACCAAAAGTGTCCGTGTCCCCTAAGGAATTTAATTCTCAgttttggaaatattggaaacaatCTTCTCATGGGAAGGGTATAGTTTTGACCATGGGGGAAAGAGACGTGGATATGTtcaagaaacaattaaGAGTCCTAGATCATCTGGGGAATAAACTTCCAATTCAACTAGTTACTGCAGGTTCAGAATACTCACCGGAATTTTTGAAGGATCTTACCGATTTCTTGAAGACCACAAATCAAGAGGTTTACTTGGTGGAGGCTTCACCAATATTGGACCCTGAATTTGTCAGTAAATATAtcgttttcttctttcatAAATGGATTGCCATTTTACTTAACACCTTTGAAGAGCTAGTATTGATAGATGCCGATGTGGTACCATTCGTACCtttaaaatctttctttaaGTCAGAGGGATACAAAACAACAGGATTGTTGCTTTTTAAGGATAGAAACATGAAGGGAGAGCATACTTTCACTTACTGTATGgaatcattgaaatatatggaACCATCAAGACAAGAAActgaatatattcaaacTAATCTCTTAATTGATTCAACAAAGGAACTTCCGTCACCAACATCTTCAGAGGAAGCAGCCGTCTATAatcatttcttcaaagatttgAGACTTCACCATGTTGATAGTGGGTTGGTCACAGTtaacaaaaatgaaaaaatgaACGGGTTATTAATGTCTTTTATGTTACATCTAAATGggaaaattcaaagatgtGTTTATGGTGACAAGGAATTCTTTTGGTTAGGTCAATTATTTGCAGGACAAGATTACTCGATACATCCAATGGATGCAGGTGTAGCAGGAGGTATCGATAGATCTAACCCTAATTCTTCCCCAAAGGAATATTTTATATGTTCAGCTCAAATTTCACATATTGAcgaaaatcaaaaattaCTTTGGCAAAATGGTGGATCAAATTTTTGCGAAGTTTCCAATAGTGCTACATCcgattttgaaaaggatCCTAGTTATTTTAGAGGAAGATATCAATCCATGGAGTCATTGAAGACCCTTTATGATTCTCCAGTGAAGTTTGATGGTGTAATTATTCCTGATGCTTCAGCTAATCCATGGCTTCAATTGAAGGAATGTTCGAATTATATGTATTGTGCATTCAATGTGGAAGATCATCAAAATTCTAAGTTGGACAGTGGCTTTATGAAAAGATTTGATAAAGGGACGATGGATGAACTAAACAAGATTTCAGAGATATGGAATCAAGGACTGACAGCTAAAATATAG
- the PDR11 gene encoding ATP-binding cassette multidrug transporter PDR11 — protein MSISKYFTPVQDASVTFDGANVKVRTSLFDDSNDDIESQQLLSSAAVSEKPKNILNDLTFKADEGEVVLVLGAPTSELFQALFHGHKSLKYKPEGSIRFKDNEFKAFSSKCPQEIIYNNEQDIHFPFLTVRQTIDFALSCKFHIPLEERNQMRDELLNGFGLSHVVDTFVGNDYVRGVSGGERKRISIIETFIANGSVYLWDNSTKGLDSSTALEFLSILQTMARTTRSVNFVKISQASDKIVEKFDKILMLTESYQVFYGTVDECLVYFRDTLGIQKDPNDCIIEYLTSILNFQFINKDINNPLSPVQSQKSVRSSIANNEIDLYNYWIKSPYYANWKKITSDSIKDMPTRDSVNPDDIKPIFSIPLKLQLKACTIRAFERIIGDKNYIISQFVSVIVQSLVIGSLFYEIPRTTIGSFSRGSLVFFSILFFTFLALADMPSNFQRNAVVTKHVQLHFYYGWVEALASTIYDYIFKFILVVIFTIILYFLAHLQYNGARFFIFLLFLSFYNFCMVSLFNWTALLSPTISFANLLAGIVLLAIAMYASYVIHLPDMHPWFVWIAYLNPAMFAMEAMLTNELFDINLDCTESIIPRGPSYDNITFAHKACAWQGATLGNNYVRGQDYLKSGLKYRYSHVWRNFGIIIGFCCFNLVCSLLTAEYITPLYTRKNILLWSSYIARYNPLSRKKKEQEYEMDEYEKGNNKRPISSSSSSLSLGAGIADDDSIKAPITSQYDKSATVQTQKHVISWRNINYTVEGDKQLINDCSGFISSGLTALMGESGAGKTTLLNVLSQRVTSGEVTGELLIDGQPLTNIAAFRRSIGFVQQQDVHLDLLTVKESLEISCILRGDGDRDYLGTVAKLLKLPANTLVADLTPTEKKLLSIGVELVTKPSLLLFLDEPTSGLDAEAALTIVQFLKKLSLQGQAILCTIHQPSKSVIKYFDNIYLLKRGGECVYFGHIDDGCDYFLTHDEHLTYNKETENPADFVIDVVGGKQKDGDGVLIEKPKINWTQLWDESPEREQIHQNLDTLEEEARHSGVDFVQFAWSQPSYWQQLIVILRRQYICTKRDTNYVLSKFLLNAGAGLFIGFSFWKTKKNISGLQNAIFLSFMNMCLSSPLINQIQDKALHSKDVYVAREASSNTYHWTVLLLAQTLVELPLAISSSTLFFLCCYFCCGFDNSPHIAGVFYFNYILFSAYYLTFGLWLLYTAPDLQTAAVFVAFLYSFTASFCGVMQPYSLFVGFWKFMYRVSPYTYFIDTFVSLLLHDRPVQCSVGEMVPGQPLPGQTCGQFMAPFIADQGGYLHNPKTFTVCGYCTYTVGDDFLAVENMSYSNRWRNFGIECAFVVFNFVAMFIGFYLTYVKQVWPSVYAFCMKAVPRNVFKKKTEDVSTITVEDSEDKKA, from the coding sequence ATGTCAATTTCCAAGTATTTCACTCCAGTGCAGGATGCTTCTGTCACTTTTGATGGGGCGAATGTCAAAGTGAGAACATCACTCTTCGATGATTCTAACGATGATATCGAATCTCAACAATTACTGTCATCAGCTGCTGTTTCtgaaaaaccaaaaaatatattaaacGATCTGACCTTTAAGGCAGATGAAGGTGAAGTGGTCCTAGTTTTAGGTGCTCCCACTTCTGAACTTTTCCAAGCATTATTCCATGGTCATAAAAGCTTAAAATATAAACCTGAGGGATCAATTAGATTCAAGGATAATGAATTCAAGGCATTCTCTTCTAAATGTCctcaagaaattatttacAATAACGAACAAGATATCCATTTCCCATTTTTAACTGTTAGACAAACAATCGATTTTGCATTGAGCTGTAAGTTCCACATCCCATTGGAGGAACGTAACCAAATGagagatgaattattaaatggGTTCGGTCTTTCTCATGTCGTTGACACATTTGTTGGTAACGATTATGTTCGTGGTGTTTCTGGTGGTGAACGTAAACGTatttccattattgaaacattcATCGCTAACGGTTCCGTTTATCTTTGGGATAACTCTACCAAGGGGTTAGATTCTTCAACCGCCTTAGAGTTTCTTTCCATCTTACAAACCATGGCAAGAACCACACGTTCTGTCAATTTTGTTAAGATTTCTCAAGCTAGTGATAAGATTGTCGAAAAATTTGACAAAATCTTAATGTTGACTGAATCTTATCAAGTATTTTATGGTACCGTCGATGAATGTTTAGTATACTTCCGTGACACTTTGGGTATTCAGAAGGATCCAAATGATTGTATCATTGAATATCTAACATCCATCttaaatttccaattcattaataagGATATTAATAACCCATTGTCACCAGTTCAATCGCAAAAGAGTGTGAGAAGCTCAATTGCCAACAACGAAATTGACTTATACAACTATTGGATTAAGTCACCATACTATGCCAACTGGAAGAAAATTACTTCCGACAGTATTAAAGACATGCCAACTAGAGACTCTGTCAATCCAGATGACATCAAACCAATTTTCAGTATTCCATTAAAGTTACAATTGAAGGCTTGTACTATTAGAGCTTTCGAAAGAATTATTGGTGATAAGAATTATATCATTTCCCAATTTGTTTCTGTCATCGTTCAATCTTTGGTTATCGGTTCCTTATTTTATGAAATTCCACGTACTACTATTGGTTCCTTCTCAAGAGGTTCTCTAGTTTTCTTCTCTATTCTgtttttcactttcttaGCCCTGGCAGATATGCCAtcaaatttccaaagaaatGCCGTTGTTACCAAACATGTCCAATTACATTTCTACTACGGTTGGGTTGAAGCATTAGCCTCCACAATTTATGATTATATCTTCAAGTTTATTCTGGTTGTTATATTTACCATTATTCTGTATTTCTTAGCTCATTTGCAATACAATGGTGCtagatttttcattttcctaCTGTTCCTGTCATTCTACAATTTCTGTATGGTgtcattattcaattggACAGCTTTGTTAAGTCCAACTATTTCATTCGCAAATTTGCTTGCAGGTATCGTTCTATTGGCTATTGCCATGTACGCTTCTTATGTGATTCATTTGCCAGATATGCATCCATGGTTTGTTTGGATCGCTTACTTAAATCCTGCTATGTTCGCTATGGAAGCTATGCTAACCAATGAATTGTTTGATATCAACTTGGATTGTACCGAAAGTATTATCCCTAGAGGTCCAAGTTATGATAACATTACTTTTGCTCATAAAGCTTGTGCTTGGCAAGGTGCCACCCTGGGTAACAATTATGTTAGAGGCcaagattatttgaaatcaGGTTTAAAATATAGATACAGTCACGTTTGGAGAAATTTTGGTATCATTATAGGGTTCTGTTGTTTCAATTTAGTCTGTTCTTTGCTAACTGCTGAATACATTACTCCACTTTACacaagaaagaatattctTCTATGGTCAAGTTACATTGCTAGGTACAATCCATTGAGcagaaagaaaaaggaacaagaatATGAAATGGATGAATACGAAAAGGGTAATAACAAACgtccaatttcttcttcctcatcctcTTTATCTCTTGGTGCTGGTATtgctgatgatgattccaTTAAAGCTCCTATTACTTCTCAATATGACAAGTCTGCTACCGTCCAAACTCAAAAGCATGTCATTTCATGGAGAAATATCAACTATACAGTTGAAGGTGACAAACAGTTGATTAATGATTGTTCTGGGTTTATCAGTTCTGGTTTAACCGCCCTTATGGGTGAATCTGGTGCTGGTAAGACAACTTTGTTAAATGTTTTATCTCAAAGAGTTACATCTGGTGAGGTTACTGGTGAATTGTTAATCGATGGTCAACCATTAACTAACATTGCTGCCTTTAGAAGAAGTATTGGTTTTGTTCAACAACAAGATGTTCATTTGGATCTATTGACTGTTAAAGAATCTTTGGAAATCTCATGTATCTTAAGAGGTGATGGTGATAGAGATTATTTGGGTACTGTCGCTAAGTTATTGAAGTTACCAGCTAACACCTTGGTTGCTGATCTAACTCCAACTGAAAAGAAACTATTGTCCATCGGTGTCGAATTGGTTACCAAGCcttcattgttattattcttaGATGAACCAACTTCTGGTCTAGATGCTGAAGCTGCATTAACTATTGTTCAATTCTTAAAGAAACTGTCTTTACAAGGTCAAGCTATTTTATGTACTATCCATCAACCTAGTAAGAGtgttatcaaatatttcgataatatttatttgttaaagAGAGGTGGTGAATGTGTTTACTTTGGTCATATTGATGATGGTTGTGATTACTTCCTAACCCATGACGAGCATTTGACTTACAACAAGGAAACTGAAAATCCAGCTGATTTCGTTATTGATGTCGTTGGTGGTAAGCAAAAGGATGGAGATGGTGTATTGATTGAAAAGCCTAAGATAAACTGGACCCAACTTTGGGACGAATCACCGGAAAGGgaacaaattcatcaaaacCTGGATACgttagaagaagaagcacGTCATTCAGGTGTCGATTTCGTTCAATTTGCTTGGAGTCAACCATCTTACTGGCAACAATTAATCGTTATTCTAAGAAGACAATATATTTGCACAAAGAGGGATACCAATTATGTTCTCTCCAAATTCTTATTGAATGCTGGTGCAGGTTTGTTTATCGGGTTCTCATTTTGGaagacaaagaagaatatttctGGTCTACAAAATGCTATTTTCTTGTCCTTTATGAACATGTGTCTATCCTCTCCATTAATTAACCAAATTCAAGATAAAGCTTTACACTCTAAAGATGTTTACGTTGCTAGAGAAGCAAGTTCTAATACCTATCATTGGACTGTCCTATTATTGGCTCAAACGTTAGTGGAATTACCATTGGCAATCTCTAGTTCTAccttatttttcttatgTTGCTACTTCTGTTGTGGGTTTGATAATTCTCCTCATATTGCTGGTGTGTTTTACTTCAACTATATTCTATTCAGTGCTTACTACTTGACATTTGGTCTATGGTTACTATATACTGCACCAGATTTACAAACTGCTGCCGTTTTTGTTGCTTTCTTGTATAGTTTCACAGCATCATTCTGTGGTGTTATGCAACCATACAGTTTGTTCGTCGGTTTCTGGAAGTTTATGTACAGGGTTTCACCATACACGTACTTCATTGATACGTTTGTTAGTTTGTTACTTCACGATAGACCTGTACAGTGTTCTGTCGGAGAAATGGTTCCTGGACAACCTTTGCCAGGTCAAACATGTGGTCAATTCATGGCTCCATTTATCGCTGACCAAGGTGGGTACTTACATAATCCAAAAACTTTCACAGTCTGTGGTTACTGTACCTACACTGTTGGTGATGATTTCTTGGCAGTTGAAAATATGAGTTATTCAAACAGATGGAGAAACTTCGGTATTGAATGTgcttttgttgttttcaatttcgttGCAATGTTTATTGGTTTCTATCTAACATACGTGAAACAAGTCTGGCCATCAGTCTATGCTTTCTGTATGAAGGCTGTTCCAAGAAACgttttcaagaaaaagaCCGAAGATGTTTCTACCATTACTGTTGAAGATTCTGAGGACAAAAAAGCATAG
- the TIR3 gene encoding Tir3p, translating into MSVTKIAVLLAAVASLASAQNGYEVAEFNAILVDVQAHLEDYMSLAMNNPDFTIPSGVLSVYEELTTYTDDTYTSLFSAIDFAQVTTVMHQVPWYSSRLEPLMASYMAAHSFTDTVDPAVAGTAAATSSAASSVAASSSAAASSAASSAAASSSSKASSSSKASSSSKASSSSSAASSSSSAASSSSSASSASSSSSKASSSSSKASTSATAASNGTSSSSKNAGASMGMFSAGMGAAIAGAAALLL; encoded by the coding sequence atgtcTGTCACTAAGATCGCTGTTCTATTAGCTGCTGTTGCTTCATTAGCCTCTGCCCAAAACGGTTACGAAGTTGCTGAATTTAACGCCATTTTGGTCGATGTTCAAGCCCATTTGGAAGACTACATGTCTTTGGCTATGAACAACCCAGATTTCACCATCCCAAGTGGTGTTTTGTCTGTCTACGAAGAATTAACCACTTACACTGATGATACTTATACCTCTTTGTTCTCTGCCATTGACTTTGCTCAAGTTACCACCGTTATGCACCAAGTCCCATGGTACTCTTCCAGATTGGAACCACTAATGGCCTCTTACATGGCTGCTCACAGTTTCACTGACACTGTTGACCCAGCTGTTGCCGGTACTGCCGCTGCTACTTCTTCTGCTGCTTCTTCTGTTGCTGCCTCCTCCTCTGCTGCCGCTTCTTCTGCTGCTTCCTCTGCTGCCgcttcttcctcttctaaggcctcttcttcctctaaGGCCTCTTCATCCTCTAAGgcttcatcctcttcttctgctgcttcttcttcttcttccgcagcttcctcttcctcttctgcCTCTTCTgcctcttcttcctcttccaaggcttcttcttcctcttccaaGGCTTCTACCTCTGCTACCGCTGCTTCCAACGgtacttcttcttcttccaagaACGCTGGTGCTTCCATGGGTATGTTCTCTGCCGGTATGGGTGCTGCCATCGCTGGTGCCGCCGccttattattataa
- the DOT5 gene encoding thioredoxin peroxidase DOT5 (ancestral locus Anc_7.126), which yields MVELRRSGRISTLKKTHFLTEEDSEEVKPAIKKQRVSKTKKIVIKKSNGKMKPKLDGKEEIVKSVKELDSTAVKNTDSIYKELQIGDDIPDIILPDEEGVSVSLKKVVEENKIVVFFAFPKANTPGCTRQACGFRDNYKELKEHAAVYGISADPVTAQKKFKTKQNLPYSLLSDSKRDFIGLLGAKKTPQSGVIRSYFIFVDGKLKVKRVKISPELSVEEARKEVSAFASN from the coding sequence ATGGTTGAATTACGTAGATCGGGAAGAATTAGCACTCTTAAAAAGACACACTTTTtaacagaagaagattctgAGGAGGTGAAACCTGCTATTAAAAAACAACGTGTTTCAAAAACCAAAAAGATTGTTATTAAGAAAAGTAATGGTAAAATGAAACCCAAGTTAGACGGAAAGGAGGAAATCGTTAAGAGCGTAAAAGAATTAGATAGTACAGCTGTCAAAAACACAGACTCGATCTATAAAGAGCTACAAATTGGTGATGATATTCCAGATATAATTTTACCAGATGAAGAGGGAGTTAGCgtttctttgaaaaaagttGTAGAGGAGAACAAAATCGTGGTCTTTTTTGCCTTCCCAAAAGCTAATACTCCAGGTTGTACACGCCAAGCTTGTGGGTTTCGTGATAATTACAAAGAGTTGAAAGAACATGCCGCCGTATATGGAATAAGTGCAGATCCTGTGACAGctcaaaaaaaatttaaaaccAAGCAAAATTTGCCATACTCGCTTTTAAGTGACTCTAAAAGAGATTTCATTGGATTATTAGGGGCAAAGAAAACGCCTCAGAGTGGAGTAATTAGATCTTACTTCATTTTTGTTGATGGGAAACTAAAGGTCAAGAGAGTCAAAATTTCACCGGAGCTAAGTGTTGAAGAAGCCAGAAAGGAAGTATCTGCTTTTGCTTCAAATTAA